One Channa argus isolate prfri chromosome 15, Channa argus male v1.0, whole genome shotgun sequence DNA segment encodes these proteins:
- the gid4 gene encoding glucose-induced degradation protein 4 homolog, whose amino-acid sequence MTVADGDTLALTMPVRAECCSTSGSARLSSASLVPPAPINTYQPGVATSLLYSGSQFRGYQKSKGNAYDVEVVLQHVTVEDSYLCGYLKIKGLTEEYPTLTTFFAGEIISPKRPFLTRKWDADEDVDRKHWGKFQPFYKYAKNFNSDDFDYEALDNSDYIFMRWKEQFLVPDHTIKDISGASFAGFYYICFQKSTATIEGYYYHRSSEWYQSLNLNHVREHSMPIYEFR is encoded by the exons ATGACGGTTGCTGACGGTGACACTTTAGCGCTCACCATGCCTGTCCGAGCTGAGTGCTGCAGTACCAGCGGCTCGGCCCGCTTGTCCTCGGCCTCTCTTGTTCCCCCAGCCCCGATCAACACCTACCAGCCGGGAGTGGCCACTTCGCTGCTGTACAGCGGCTCACAGTTTCGGGGATACCAAAAGAGCAAAGGCAACGCCTACGACGTTGAGGTGGTTTTGCAG CATGTGACTGTGGAAGACTCATATTTGTGTGGATACCTCAAGATTAAAGGCCTGACTGAG GAGTATCCCACTCTCACAACTTTTTTTGCTGGTGAAATCATCAGTCCAAAAAGGCCATTTTTAACTAGGAAGTGGGATGCAGATGAGGATGTGGACAGAAAGCACTGG GGAAAATTTCAGCCTTTTTACAAATATGCCAAAAATTTCAACTCAGATGACTTTGACTATGAAGCACTGGACAACAGCGATTATATCTTCATGAGGTGGAAG GAGCAATTTCTAGTTCCAGACCACACTATCAAAGACATCAGCGGTGCCTCTTTTGCAGGCTTCTACTATATCTGCTTCCAGAAGTCCACAGCCACTATTGAGGGATACTATTACCATAGGAGCTCTGAATG GTACCAGTCTCTAAACCTAAACCATGTTCGAGAGCATAGTATGCCTATCTATGAATTTCGGTGa
- the drc3 gene encoding dynein regulatory complex subunit 3, whose product MSEFYGGSEPIVMDEEFLQKVAVEHTPQNLAGIIKREGIHFDEVLELSLEYRNILIIDNLREFTSLEKLYLNNNLIEKIEGLDRLINLTCLNLSFNKIQKIEGLESLQKLEVLNLANNRIAIIENMDKLEKLTHFCIANNLIEQLDNVLYMRKFKNLFTLTLFGNPVSEADDYKLFIAAYFPNLTCLDYKIVNEKTKNDAYIKYQYVLEEMRRKEKQEQQAINADESQKADLQLHTDAFVEFLNGSYLFESMFKDDPELETLQHLPEVPELLQTFENEMVELCMQLFNIGLAEHKLRETEVKTFFSGEAKTVADCQQKASQILAKFEQQHQQRIEELEQLSDSNAIKEKIRCCNDEINQLCKSFMSLEFLLVSQLEDIITMLERNISHMVGNFSDNTQRIFALCRDLEQNYFQNVRNIALATLEKIAKDNLEEDMSDDVRMLFTDKDTVMNALTAGHDNHLIKINDRETLLGTRLNAWKVALIKGIQDKQLKQHRMRFSDIHRYADYLREQLAKFL is encoded by the exons ATGAGCGAATTTTATGGTGGATCTGAGCCCATTGTGATGGATGAGGAGTTTCTGCAAAAAGTCGCTGTAGAGCATACTCCTCAAAATCTGGCTGGGATTATCAAAAGAGAAGGAATCCACTTTGATGAAGTCCTTGAACTAAGTCTGGAATACAGAA ATATCCTGATAATTGACAACTTACGAGAATTCACATCCTTGGAGAAGCTTTACTTGAACAACAACCTCATAGAGAAGATTGAGGGACTGGACCGTCTGATTAATCTGACATGTCTTA atttgtcttTCAACAAAATACAGAAGATCGAAGGTCTGGAGTCTTTACAGAAGCTTGAAGTGCTGAATTTGGCCAACAACAGAATTGCCATCATTGAAAACATGGATAAACTTGAAAAACTCACTCATTTCTGCATTGCAAACAACCTTATCGAACAGCTGGACAAc GTGCTCTACATGAGGAAGTTTAAGAACCTGTTCACCCTTACTCTATTTGGAAATCCTGTCTCCGAGGCGGATGATTACAAATTGTTTATTGCTGCCTACTTTCCAAATTTGACGTGCCTAGACTACAAAATAGTCAATGAAaagaca AAAAATGATGCATATATCAAATACCAGTATGTTCTTGAGGAAATGAGACGTAAAGAGAAGCAGGAACAACAAGCCATTAATGCTGACGAGAGCCAGAAAGCTGACCtccaattacacaca GATGCCTTTGTGGAGTTCCTCAATGGGTCTTATCTGTTTGAGAGCATGTTCAAAGATGATCCAGAGTTAGAGACGCTGCAGCATTTGCCTGAAGTGCCTGAACTGCTTCAAAC ATTTGAGAATGAAATGGTGGAACTGTGTATGCAGTTATTTAATATAGGCTTGGCTGAGCATAAACtaagagagacagaggtgaagaCCTTCTTCAGTGGTGAGGCTAAGACTGTGGCAGACTGTCAGCAGAAAGCATCACAAATACTGGCCAAATTTGAGCAGCAACACCAACAG AGGATTGAGGAGCTGGAGCAGTTGTCAGACTCAAACGCAATAAAGGAAAAGATCCGATGCTGCAATGATGAAATCAATCAACTCTGTAAAAGTTTCATGTCACTAGAGTTTCTGCTGGTCAGTCAGTTGGAg GATATCATTACAATGTTGGAGAGGAACATCTCACACATGGTTGGCAACTTCAGTGATAACACTCAAAGGATAT TTGCCCTGTGTCGAGATCTTGAGCAGAATTATTTTCAGAACGTACGGAACATTGCTCTTGCAACTCTGGAAAAAATTGCCAAAGACAACCTGGAGGAGGACATGTCAGATGATGTTAGAATG CTGtttacagacaaagacacagtgATGAATGCACTGACCGCAGGCCATGATAACCACCTGATCAAGATCAATGACCGAGAGACTCTCCTGGGTACACGTTTAAACGCCTGGAAAGTGGCCCTTATTAAAGGG ATTCAAGACAAACAGCTGAAGCAGCACCGCATGCGCTTCTCAGACATCCACAGATATGCAGACTATTTGAGGGAACAACTGGCAAAATTTTTGTGA
- the noxo1a gene encoding NADPH oxidase organizer 1a translates to MEEQRFPISVRLTGVMHKEKSKMYMTSVLWSDQNEIVVYRTYRDFKKMHKQLKKQFPPTNKLKKSGRIIPKFGDKTTKQRVLRGAPTKSLVCLKLLQKYCDELLSCDPRVCQSADLIQFFHPKAQDLQPGFSKNSILIMPTDNETVGGHRQSANVTKPFVTETYRCVAPYETKDTKNRPFKVAVDEKVDVLIKDKAGWWLVEKEDKRMAWFPAPYLEKLDDDEDGDEDDMDERFERGMRYTAVKSYKATKADEISVNIGAVVEVLQKSDNGWWLIRYNGKAGYIPVMYLQPYNYPNILMAANLQDRRGSVPLHLPSTDLQPSTHLLQVSSSSSLLPPGMKQRSHSLGILYEQPPAQPAASASATNTATRPTSAKHVPPPIIRVEIDDDDDEEKQRGSSLADSEGSLDSDSDVSPSDELRFSLTSSCFNLSHSANEAQLRLSHTLPPMASGSLSPTSCQGKKIIPSVSDPNLYKGPTAPKVPPRPGPQEIITRCSSITRKNATRGNLSSTQTEILSR, encoded by the exons ATGGAAGAGCAGCGGTTTCCCATCAGCGTCCGTTTAACTGGAGTGATGCATAAGGAGAAAAGCAAA ATGTACATGACCTCTGTGCTTTGGTCGGATCAGAATGAAATTGTTGTTTACAGAACTTATCGGGATTTCAAGAAAATGCAT AAACAACTGAAGAAACAATTCCCACCcacaaataaactgaaaaaatcaGGCAGAATCATCCCCAAATTTGGAG ACAAGACGACGAAGCAGAGAGTTCTGAGGGGAGCTCCCACGAAATCCCTCGTATGCCTGAAACTCTTGCAAAAGTACTGTGATGAGCTTTTAAGCTGCGACCCGCGGGTCTGTCAATCCGCAGACCTCATTCAGTTCTTCCACCCTAAAGCCCAGGACCTGCAGCCGGGGTTTTCCAAGAACAG CATCCTGATCATGCCAACAGACAATGAAACTGTTGGAGGACACCGTCAAAGTGCCAACGTGACCAAGCCGTTTGTCACAGAGACTTACAGATGTGTGGCCCCATACGAAACCAAAGACACCAAGAACAGACCTTTCAAAGTGGCAGTTGATGAAAAGGTGGATGTTCTCATTAAAGACAAAGCAG GGTGGTGGCTTGTGGAGAAGGAAGACAAACGGATGGCTTGGTTCCCTGCCCCATACCTGGAGAAGctagatgatgatgaagatggagaTGAGGATGACATGGATGAGAGATTTGAAAGAG GAATGCGGTACACTGCAGTCAAGAGCTATAAGGCCACCAAAGCTGATGAGATATCTGTAAATATCGGTGCAGTGGTGGAGGTCCTGCAGAAGTCTGACAATGGCTGGTGGCTCATAAG ATACAATGGTAAAGCAGGTTACATCCCTGTCATGTACCTGCAACCCTACAACTACCCTAATATCCTCATGGCAGCCAACCTTCAGGATCGCCGTGGATCCGTTCCACTCCATCTCCCCTCCACTGACCTGCAACCGTCTACCCACCTGTTGCAGGTTAGTTCCTCATCCAGCCTGCTCCCACCGGGCATGAAGCAGAGGTCACATTCTCTTGGAATCCTGTATGAACAACCTCCTGCTCAGCCTGCAGCAAGTGCCTCTGCTACCAACACTGCCACCAGACCAACCTCTGCAAAACATGTTCCTCCACCCATTATCAGGGTGGAgatagatgatgatgatgatgaagagaaacAACGCGGCAGCAGTCTGGCAGATAGCGAAGGAAGCCTGGACAGCGACAGCGACGTCAGCCCCAGTGATGAGCTCAGATTCTCCCTGACAAGCTCATGCTTCAACCTGAGCCACAGCGCTAACGAAGCACAGCTGCGTCTCAGCCATACACTTCCTCCCATGGCGAGCGGAAGCCTCAGCCCGACAAGCTGCCAAGGCAAAAAAATAATCCCCAGTGTTTCTGATCCCAACCTCTACAAGGGGCCCACGGCACCTAAGGTACCACCCAGGCCTGGGCCTCAGGAGATCATCACCCGATGCTCCAGTATCACTCGCAAGAATGCAACCAGGGGCAATCTGTCATCTACACAAACTGAGATACTGAGTCGATAA